Proteins from a genomic interval of Nematostella vectensis chromosome 5, jaNemVect1.1, whole genome shotgun sequence:
- the LOC5509146 gene encoding guanine nucleotide-binding protein subunit beta-5a: protein MFKINIVIFKMAATESESPPVEDISSLAKEAEQLKLRIAEEKNKYHDQELKDVSRKLESLQGCHMKVRRILKGHQGKVLSMDWSGDCRHLVSSSQDGKVIVWDAFTTNKEHAISMPTTWVMSCAYSPTGNLVACGGLDNKCSVFKLSYEDDHNARKHTVAMHTSYMSCCVFANSDHQILTGSGDSTCSLWDVESSQMIQSFHGHTADVMSVDLSPIEGGHIFISGGCDRAALIWDIRTGRIVNSFASHSADINGVKFFPSGDSFGTACDDGKCRLFDLRADHQLAEYHKDHLIFGVASLDFSVSGRLLFAGYHDYTINVWDTLKVERLAVYYGHDNRISCLKVSPDGTGICTGSWDNTLRIWA from the exons TCAAACTACGAATtgcagaagagaaaaacaaatatcacGACCAAGAAT TGAAAGATGTCTCCAGGAAGTTAGAGAGTTTACAAGGATGCCACATGAAGGTGCGGCGTATCCTTAAAGGCCATCAAGGCAAAGTGTTGAGTATGGACTGGTCTGGTGATTGCCGCCACCTTGTCAGTAGTTCACAG GATGGTAAAGTCATAGTCTGGGATGCCTTCACTACTAACAAG GAACATGCAATCTCTATGCCAACAACCTGGGTGATGTCTTGTGCATATTCCCCAACTGGGAACCTTGTAGCTTgtgg GGGTCTAGATAACAAATGTTCAGTATTCAAGTTGAGTTATGAAGATGACCACAATGCCAGGAAACACACTGTTGCCATGCACACCAGCTACATGTCTTGCTGCGTCTTTGCTAACTCTGACCATCAG ATCCTTACCGGCAGTGGTGATTCCACTTGTAGTCTGTGGGATGTCGAGTCCAGCCAGATGATACAGAGTTTCCATGGTCACACAGCAGACGTCATGAG TGTCGATTTATCACCCATTGAAGGAGGTCACATTTTCATCTCAGGG GGCTGTGATAGAGCAGCGCTTATCTGGGACATCAGAACAGGGCGTATCGTCAACTCCTTCGCTTCCCATTCAGCAGATATTAATGGAGTCAA GTTTTTTCCTAGTGGCGATTCGTTTGGCACGGCTTGTGACGATGGCAAA TGCCGACTATTTGATCTCCGCGCGGACCATCAACTTGCAGAATATCACAAGGATCATCTGATCTTTGGCGTCGCTTCGTTAGATTTCTCCGTCAGCG GACGTTTGTTATTTGCTGGATATCATGACTACACAATTAACGTATGGGACACACTGAAG GTCGAGCGTCTAGCCGTCTACTATGGACATGACAACCGCATAAGCTGCCTTAAGGTCTCTCCAGATGGAACGGGTATTTGTACAGGAAGTTGGGATAACACACTCAGG ATATGGGCATAG
- the LOC5509155 gene encoding degenerin deg-1, whose amino-acid sequence MGKEKKKIVTKIKDFLGYTTAHGFARLVESKNPVQRAFWVLACLGAFVAFGLQVHKLFSKFNRKPVDTYITVKHEMNLEFPAVTICNLNPIRKKHLPESLREYFKYSLGDSSTKEPTSKPTTSSLLGKAFSSVDSLLTKPALLSNKTLPSLVNSSLDTLGGALNDSLSSVNKLKDSGESLVNSTLGLVRGLLSRRRRGLLGDVLDVDGVLPEKEKDGGKPGLLGNLLDGVLPEKEKDGGKRKDGERPAPEELCESARRRKYLYWRIAETPTETLIQSGHQFLDMVQECSFAGVSCLGYNWTQFWNHLYGNCFVFNTAMIGSNRERNNISYTSSIPGPSDGLLLRLRIEGEEYLGNFSTVSGVRVHISDRHEMPFPGDKGFSVSPGFETSVGMRKVFIHREDPFGNNSCISDVGKPVVRPDYYMENFGVNYSTIACRSSCVANLQKTMCGCVESAYAITDELRKIVCNALNTTVFRCIVKANETAEDSDGKSCLTKCAIRCDENIYKLTISSAVFPSPSYQNISSQDLKSDSGNEEQIRANLLSLRIFFEEHNYETIEQRKSYELIDFLSDIGGQMGMFVGLSVLTCAELIELLALIIMHLFNRDHKRGAVGADTVTPVIELKKKPLVRLPRVE is encoded by the exons AtggggaaagaaaaaaagaaaatcgtAACGAAAATCAAAGATTTCCTGGGTTATACAACTGCGCACGGTTTTGCACGACTCGTTGAATCCAAGAACCCAGTTCAAAGAGCATTCTGGGTACTAGCTTGCCTAGGTGCTTTTGTCGCTTTTGGGCTCCAAGTCCACAAGCTTTTCAGCAAGTTCAACCGAAAACCGGTGGATACATACATCACCGTTAAACACGAAATG AATTTGGAGTTTCCTGCCGTCACCATCTGCAACCTGAATCCAATTCGGAAAAAGCACCTCCCCGAGTCTCTTCGAGAGTACTTCAAGTATTCGCTTG GAGATAGCAGCACTAAAGAACCGACTTCGAAGCCGACAACATCAAGTCTACTGGGGAAAGCTTTTTCTAGTGTGGATTCGCTTCTCACCAAACCTGCCTTGCTTTCTAATAAAACG CTTCCATCTCTGGTGAATTCCTCTCTCGATACCCTGGGAGGTGCGCTCAATGATTCACTTTCTTCAGTGAACAAGCTCAAAGACTCCGGCGAATCTCTCGTTAACTCCACACTGGGTCTTGTCAGGGGCCTACTATCGCGAAGGCGACGAGGGTTACTCGGAGATGTTCTGGATGTGGATGGTGTTTTGCCAGAAAAGGAGAAAGACGGTGGCAAACCAGGGTTACTCGGAAATCTTCTGGATGGTGTTTTGCCAGAAAAGGAGAAAGACGGTGGCAAACGCAAAG ATGGTGAGCGTCCGGCGCCCGAAGAGCTGTGCGAGTCGGCGAGAAGACGCAAATATCTGTACTGGCGAATCGCGGAAACCCCGACAGAGACTCTGATTCAGTCAGGACATCAGTTTCTTGATATGGTGCAAGAGTGCTCGTTCGCAGGAGTTTCTTGCTT GGGCTACAACTGGACTCAATTCTGGAACCACTTATACGGGAACTGCTTTGTGTTCAACACGGCAATGATCGGGTCTAACAGAGAACGCAACAACATCAGTTACACGTCCTCTATCCCTGGACCTTCAGACG gTCTTTTGCTTCGTCTTCGAATCGAAGGCGAGGAGTACCTGGGTAACTTCTCCACTGTTTCTGGAGTGAGGGTACACATTTCTGACCGGCACGAGATGCCTTTCCCTGGAGACAAGGGATTTAGCGTTTCGCCTGGTTTTGAAACCTCAGTAGGAATGCGAAAG GTTTTCATACATCGGGAGGACCCTTTTGGGAATAACTCGTGCATATCTGATGTCGGCAAGCCGGTTGTAAGGCCAGACTACTACATGGAAAACTTCGGTGTAAACTATTCCACGATT GCCTGCCGATCGAGCTGTGTCGCCAATCTCCAGAAAACCATGTGTGGCTGCGTGGAGTCTGCTTACGCCATCACAGATGAGCTCAGGAAGATCGTGTGCAATGCTCTAAACACGACTGTTT TTAGATGCATCGTGAAAGCAAACGAGACTGCCGAAGATTCTGACGGGAAAAGCTGTTTAACCAAGTGCGCCATCAGATGCGA CGAAAACATCTACAAGTTGACTATTTCGTCTGCGGTGTTTCCTTCCCCATCTTATCAG AATATTAGTTCACAAGACCTCAAGTCGGACTCGGGTAATGAGGAACAAATAAG AGCAAACCTTTTGTCACTGAGGATTTTCTTCGAAGAACACAACTACGAGACCATCGAGCAGCGCAAGTCATACGAG CTTATAGATTTCCTGTCAGATATCGGAGGACAAATGGGCATGTTTGTCGGACTCTCAGTACTGACATGCGCAGAACTCATCGAGCTGCTAGCCTTAATTATCATGCACCTATTCAATAGAGATCACAAGAGAGGTGCCGTGGGCGCAGACACAGTGACCCCTGTCATTGAGCTGAAGAAGAAGCCCCTGGTCAGATTACCACGTGTTGAGTGA